In Megalobrama amblycephala isolate DHTTF-2021 linkage group LG10, ASM1881202v1, whole genome shotgun sequence, one DNA window encodes the following:
- the six1a gene encoding homeobox protein six1a: MSILPSFGFTQEQVACVCEVLQQGGNLERLGRFLWSLPACDHLHKNESVLKAKAVVAFHRGNFRELYKILESHQFSAHNHPKLQQLWLKAHYVEAEKLRGRPLGAVGKYRVRRKFPLPRTIWDGEETSYCFKEKSRGVLREWYTHNPYPSPREKRELAEATGLTTTQVSNWFKNRRQRDRAAEAKERENSENNGVGGKQNQRSPLDGVKSLMSSSEDEFSPPQSPEHNPVLLLQGNMNNPVAPSYPMPGLGAQHSVHSMQGHPHQIQDSLLGSLTSSLVDLGS; this comes from the exons ATGTCAATCTTGCCCTCTTTCGGCTTTACACAGGAGCAGGTCGCGTGCGTCTGCGAGGTGCTGCAGCAGGGTGGGAACCTGGAGAGGCTCGGACGTTTCCTTTGGTCCCTGCCAGCCTGCGACCACCTCCACAAGAACGAATCCGTGCTGAAAGCGAAGGCCGTGGTGGCCTTCCACAGGGGAAATTTCCGTGAGCTCTACAAGATCCTGGAAAGCCACCAGTTCTCCGCGCACAACCACCCGAAGCTGCAGCAGCTGTGGCTGAAGGCTCACTACGTGGAGGCGGAAAAATTGCGGGGTCGCCCGCTAGGAGCTGTGGGCAAATACCGAGTGCGCAGGAAATTTCCTTTGCCCCGTACGATCTGGGACGGTGAGGAGACCAGTTACTGCTTTAAGGAGAAGTCACGGGGCGTGCTGCGTGAATGGTACACGCACAATCCCTATCCATCTCCACGGGAGAAGCGGGAGCTGGCGGAGGCAACGGGACTGACCACCACACAGGTCAGCAACTGGTTTAAAAACAGGAGGCAAAGAGACCGGGCAGCCGAGGCAAAAGAGAG AGAAAACAGCGAGAACAACGGCGTTGGCGGTAAGCAGAACCAGCGGTCTCCGCTCGACGGAGTCAAGTCGCTCATGTCCAGCTCGGAGGATGAATTCTCTCCGCCGCAGAGCCCCGAGCACAACCCCGTGCTCCTCCTGCAGGGGAACATGAACAATCCCGTGGCTCCCTCATACCCAATGCCCGGCCTCGGTGCACAGCATTCGGTGCACAGCATGCAAGGACATCCGCATCAGATCCAGGATTCACTACTGGGATCTCTAACATCCAGCCTTGTGGATTTAGGATCTTAG